A portion of the Glycine max cultivar Williams 82 chromosome 10, Glycine_max_v4.0, whole genome shotgun sequence genome contains these proteins:
- the LOC100794765 gene encoding uncharacterized protein isoform X2 — translation MSFHNRAFWMGKSPEGLNDGDMTKDSSRIESKRAHQWFMDDPEVDMFPNKKQAVEAPNNLLSGMLNSNISLWGNSSGFHSLNGHFTEQLFAPDAATMSFEDTNTPSVSIDDKLSVERKDNVDRFGSESSFGLSISTALEDPHLVFNYDGIRKVKFNEVKESENVMPVTTNNPYDRGVSDSVSNPCLYKEEDNSISTSHAYNEEVANIITMDGTYDRTDNNFMPMSQSFNKGNDSLSIHPTFNEICNTISMDLGFSKVDSNVTSIAQGYNKVYGNSVLTNPLFKQGNDVPFVSHSYNNGESTIISFGGCDDDTTPSDLFISDYDLLMCEALSHKSEAVNVKELARSSSNLLPSTAQTSAPETENVPKSKGEIKMSRKATSNNFPSNVRSLLSTGMLDGLSVKYKAWSREELRGVIKGAGYLCSCHSCNFSKVINAFEFERHAGCKTKHPNNHIYFDNGKTIYGVVQELRSTPQSMLFEVIQTITGSPIDQKSFCIWKESFLATAGNSNAYVQNKK, via the exons ATG TCTTTCCACAATCGAGCATTTTGGATGGGGAAGAGTCCTGAGGGTTTGAATGATGGTGACATGACAAAGGATTCTTCTAGAATTGAGTCCAAGCGTGCTCATCAGTGGTTCATGGATGACCCTGAAGTGGATATGTTTCCCAATAAGAAACAAGCCGTAGAGGCTCCGAACAATTTGTTATCTGGAATGCTCAACTCCAATATTTCTTTGTGGGGAAATTCCTCAGGATTTCACTCTTTAAATGGTCATTTTACTGAACAGTTATTTGCCCCAGATGCAGCAACTATGAGTTTTGAAGACACAAACACCCCCTCTGTTAGCATAGATGATAAGTTGAGTGTGGAAAGAAAGGATAACGTGGATCGCTTTGGGAGTGAGTCCTCTTTTGGTTTATCCATCTCAACTGCATTAGAAGATCctcatttagtttttaattatgatgGAATTAGAAAAGTCAAATTTAACGAGGTGAAGGAATCTGAGAATGTCATGCCTGTTACTACAAATAATCCCTATGATAGGGGTGTTAGTGACAGTGTCTCAAATCCTTGTCTATACAAGGAGGAGGATAATTCCATATCAACGAGTCATGCCTACAATGAAGAGGTTGCCAATATAATAACAATGGATGGCACATATGACAGGACAGATAACAATTTCATGCCAATGAGTCAATCCTTTAACAAGGGAAATGACAGCTTATCTATACATCCAACGTTCAATGAGATTTGTAATACGATATCAATGGATCTTGGTTTCAGTAAGGTAGATAGTAATGTAACATCTATTGCTCAAGGTTACAACAAGGTCTATGGCAATTCCGTGTTAACTAACCCCTTATTCAAGCAGGGAAATGATGTGCCATTTGTTTCACATTCCTATAATAATGGAGAGAGCACTATCATATCCTTTGGTGGCTGTGACGATGATACAACTCCCTCTGACTTATTCATTTCTGACTATGATCTGTTGATGTGTGAAGCACTTTCACATAAGTCAGAAGCTGTGAATGTGAAAGAGTTGGCTAGATCTAGTTCAAATTTACTTCCAAGTACAGCTCAGACATCTGCACCTGAAACTGAAAATGTTCCCAAGTCAAAAGGGGAGATAAAAATGTCTAGAAAAGCAACTTCAAACAACTTCCCTTCAAATGTCAGAAGTTTGCTATCCACTGGTATGCTGGATGGTCTCTCAGTAAAGTATAAGGCATGGTCACGGGAG GAACTCCGAGGTGTTATAAAAGGTGCTGGCTATTTGTGCAGTTGTCACTCATGTAATTTTTCCAAG GTTATTAATGCATTTGAATTTGAGCGACATGCTGGTTGCAAGACAAAACACCCCAATAATCACATTTACTTTGATAATGGGAAAACTATATATGGGGTTGTACAAGAGCTCAGGAGCACTCCGCAGAGCATGTTGTTTGAAGTTATTCAGACTATAACTGGTTCACCTATCGATCAGAAATCCTTCTGCATTTGGAAAG AATCTTTTTTGGCTACAGCAGGGAACTCCAACGCATATGTGCAAAACAAGAAGTAA
- the LOC100794765 gene encoding uncharacterized protein isoform X1: MSFHNRAFWMGKSPEGLNDGDMTKDSSRIESKRAHQWFMDDPEVDMFPNKKQAVEAPNNLLSGMLNSNISLWGNSSGFHSLNGHFTEQLFAPDAATMSFEDTNTPSVSIDDKLSVERKDNVDRFGSESSFGLSISTALEDPHLVFNYDGIRKVKFNEVKESENVMPVTTNNPYDRGVSDSVSNPCLYKEEDNSISTSHAYNEEVANIITMDGTYDRTDNNFMPMSQSFNKGNDSLSIHPTFNEICNTISMDLGFSKVDSNVTSIAQGYNKVYGNSVLTNPLFKQGNDVPFVSHSYNNGESTIISFGGCDDDTTPSDLFISDYDLLMCEALSHKSEAVNVKELARSSSNLLPSTAQTSAPETENVPKSKGEIKMSRKATSNNFPSNVRSLLSTGMLDGLSVKYKAWSREKELRGVIKGAGYLCSCHSCNFSKVINAFEFERHAGCKTKHPNNHIYFDNGKTIYGVVQELRSTPQSMLFEVIQTITGSPIDQKSFCIWKESFLATAGNSNAYVQNKK; the protein is encoded by the exons ATG TCTTTCCACAATCGAGCATTTTGGATGGGGAAGAGTCCTGAGGGTTTGAATGATGGTGACATGACAAAGGATTCTTCTAGAATTGAGTCCAAGCGTGCTCATCAGTGGTTCATGGATGACCCTGAAGTGGATATGTTTCCCAATAAGAAACAAGCCGTAGAGGCTCCGAACAATTTGTTATCTGGAATGCTCAACTCCAATATTTCTTTGTGGGGAAATTCCTCAGGATTTCACTCTTTAAATGGTCATTTTACTGAACAGTTATTTGCCCCAGATGCAGCAACTATGAGTTTTGAAGACACAAACACCCCCTCTGTTAGCATAGATGATAAGTTGAGTGTGGAAAGAAAGGATAACGTGGATCGCTTTGGGAGTGAGTCCTCTTTTGGTTTATCCATCTCAACTGCATTAGAAGATCctcatttagtttttaattatgatgGAATTAGAAAAGTCAAATTTAACGAGGTGAAGGAATCTGAGAATGTCATGCCTGTTACTACAAATAATCCCTATGATAGGGGTGTTAGTGACAGTGTCTCAAATCCTTGTCTATACAAGGAGGAGGATAATTCCATATCAACGAGTCATGCCTACAATGAAGAGGTTGCCAATATAATAACAATGGATGGCACATATGACAGGACAGATAACAATTTCATGCCAATGAGTCAATCCTTTAACAAGGGAAATGACAGCTTATCTATACATCCAACGTTCAATGAGATTTGTAATACGATATCAATGGATCTTGGTTTCAGTAAGGTAGATAGTAATGTAACATCTATTGCTCAAGGTTACAACAAGGTCTATGGCAATTCCGTGTTAACTAACCCCTTATTCAAGCAGGGAAATGATGTGCCATTTGTTTCACATTCCTATAATAATGGAGAGAGCACTATCATATCCTTTGGTGGCTGTGACGATGATACAACTCCCTCTGACTTATTCATTTCTGACTATGATCTGTTGATGTGTGAAGCACTTTCACATAAGTCAGAAGCTGTGAATGTGAAAGAGTTGGCTAGATCTAGTTCAAATTTACTTCCAAGTACAGCTCAGACATCTGCACCTGAAACTGAAAATGTTCCCAAGTCAAAAGGGGAGATAAAAATGTCTAGAAAAGCAACTTCAAACAACTTCCCTTCAAATGTCAGAAGTTTGCTATCCACTGGTATGCTGGATGGTCTCTCAGTAAAGTATAAGGCATGGTCACGGGAG AAGGAACTCCGAGGTGTTATAAAAGGTGCTGGCTATTTGTGCAGTTGTCACTCATGTAATTTTTCCAAG GTTATTAATGCATTTGAATTTGAGCGACATGCTGGTTGCAAGACAAAACACCCCAATAATCACATTTACTTTGATAATGGGAAAACTATATATGGGGTTGTACAAGAGCTCAGGAGCACTCCGCAGAGCATGTTGTTTGAAGTTATTCAGACTATAACTGGTTCACCTATCGATCAGAAATCCTTCTGCATTTGGAAAG AATCTTTTTTGGCTACAGCAGGGAACTCCAACGCATATGTGCAAAACAAGAAGTAA
- the LOC100795297 gene encoding type I inositol polyphosphate 5-phosphatase 8 isoform X3: MRTELKKKISKSSWPKFNVRKWLNIRSNDDNFHSDYSLPEGWLMDSTNELKHSASVMEAPPVNDTDTLNLRMFVGTWNVGGKSPNEGLNLRNWLMLPSPADIYVIGYIVLSFQEIIPLNAGNVLGPEDSGPASTWLNLIHQALNSNTSSSSGENSPTCSPSEHEQQLYYCLAASKQMVGIFLCLWVRADLYKHVSNLKVSCVGRGIMGYLGNKGSISISMTLYHTTFCFVCTHLASGEKDGDEVRRNLDVSEILKKTKFSQSFKALGQSLPPESILEHDKIIWLGDLNYRLTAGYDDTLELLKKNDWKALLEKDQLRIEQRAGRVFKEWKEGKIYFAPTYKYLFGSDQYVAQTNKSKEKRRTPAWCDRILWKGEGVEQLWYVRGESKFSDHRPVYSLFSVNVDFTSNKLSPSIATSNSSSIISRSCSSRPLTNAALSSSCFAKVQAEEQLLLLTRAHRHRVLT; the protein is encoded by the exons ATGAGAACAGAGTTGAAGAAGAAGATATCCAAG TCTTCGTGGCCAAAATTTAATGTAAGAAAGTGGCTCAATATTAGGAGCAACGATGATAACTTTCACTCAGATTACTCTTTACCAG aggGGTGGCTGATGGACTCCACAAATGAATTGAAACATTCTGCATCAGTGATGGAGGCGCCACCTGTCAATGACACTGACACGCTCAACCTTAG GATGTTCGTGGGGACGTGGAATGTTGGAGGAAAGTCTCCGAACGAGGGATTGAACTTGAGGAATTGGTTGATGTTGCCTTCACCAGCTGATATCTATGTCATTGGGTATATTGTTTTATC GTTCCAAGAAATTATACCTCTAAACGCAGGGAACGTGCTTGGACCAGAGGATAGTGGACCAGCATCGACGTGGTTGAACCTTATTCATCAAGCCTTGAACTCTAACACAAGCTCCTCCAGTGGAGAAAATTCTCCTACATGCAGTCCAAGTGAACATGAACAACAGCTCTATTATTGCCTAGCAGCAAGTAAACAAATGGTGGGTATCTTCTTGTGCTTGTGGGTACGTGCGGATCTTTACAAGCATGTCAGCAATTTAAAGGTGTCTTGTGTTGGTAGAGGCATCATGGGCTATCTTGGAAATAAG GGATCAATCTCAATTAGCATGACATTGTACCACACAACGTTCTGCTTCGTTTGTACCCACTTGGCCTCCGGAGAGAAAGATGGTGATGAGGTGCGAAGAAATTTGGACGTCTCAGAAATCTTAAAGAAAACTAAATTTTCACAATCATTCAAAGCTCTTGGTCAATCACTCCCTCCTGAAAGCATATTAGAGCATGA TAAGATTATTTGGCTAGGGGATTTGAATTATCGGCTTACTGCTGGTTACGATGATACACTTGAGCTACTGAAGAAGAATGATTGGAAGGCACTATTAGAGAAGGACCAG CTAAGGATAGAGCAGAGAGCTGGTCGAGTGTTCAAAGAGTGGAAGGAAGGGAAGATATATTTTGCTCCAACTTACAAATACTTATTCGGTTCTGACCAGTATGTTGCCCAAACTAACAAGTCCAAAGAAAAACGACGAACTCCGGCTTG GTGCGATCGAATACTATGGAAAGGTGAAGGCGTGGAGCAGCTATGGTATGTGCGAGGAGAATCCAAATTCTCAGACCATAGGCCAGTGTATTCACTTTTCTCGGTTAACGTGGACTTCACATCTAACAAGCTAAGTCCTTCTATTGCTACATCAAATAGCAGCTCTATAATCTCAAGGTCGTGTTCCTCTAGACCCTTAACAAACGCTGCCTTGTCCTCATCTTGCTTTGCTAAAGTTCAGGCAGAGGAACAACTCTTGTTACTAACCAGGGCACATAGACACAGGGTTCTGACTTAG
- the LOC100795297 gene encoding type I inositol polyphosphate 5-phosphatase 8 isoform X1 translates to MPFCNFLSFVLVLFWFSWRRTMRTELKKKISKSSWPKFNVRKWLNIRSNDDNFHSDYSLPEGWLMDSTNELKHSASVMEAPPVNDTDTLNLRMFVGTWNVGGKSPNEGLNLRNWLMLPSPADIYVIGYIVLSFQEIIPLNAGNVLGPEDSGPASTWLNLIHQALNSNTSSSSGENSPTCSPSEHEQQLYYCLAASKQMVGIFLCLWVRADLYKHVSNLKVSCVGRGIMGYLGNKGSISISMTLYHTTFCFVCTHLASGEKDGDEVRRNLDVSEILKKTKFSQSFKALGQSLPPESILEHDKIIWLGDLNYRLTAGYDDTLELLKKNDWKALLEKDQLRIEQRAGRVFKEWKEGKIYFAPTYKYLFGSDQYVAQTNKSKEKRRTPAWCDRILWKGEGVEQLWYVRGESKFSDHRPVYSLFSVNVDFTSNKLSPSIATSNSSSIISRSCSSRPLTNAALSSSCFAKVQAEEQLLLLTRAHRHRVLT, encoded by the exons AtgccattttgtaattttttatcatttgttcttGTCTTATTTTGGTTCAGTTGGAGAAGAACAATGAGAACAGAGTTGAAGAAGAAGATATCCAAG TCTTCGTGGCCAAAATTTAATGTAAGAAAGTGGCTCAATATTAGGAGCAACGATGATAACTTTCACTCAGATTACTCTTTACCAG aggGGTGGCTGATGGACTCCACAAATGAATTGAAACATTCTGCATCAGTGATGGAGGCGCCACCTGTCAATGACACTGACACGCTCAACCTTAG GATGTTCGTGGGGACGTGGAATGTTGGAGGAAAGTCTCCGAACGAGGGATTGAACTTGAGGAATTGGTTGATGTTGCCTTCACCAGCTGATATCTATGTCATTGGGTATATTGTTTTATC GTTCCAAGAAATTATACCTCTAAACGCAGGGAACGTGCTTGGACCAGAGGATAGTGGACCAGCATCGACGTGGTTGAACCTTATTCATCAAGCCTTGAACTCTAACACAAGCTCCTCCAGTGGAGAAAATTCTCCTACATGCAGTCCAAGTGAACATGAACAACAGCTCTATTATTGCCTAGCAGCAAGTAAACAAATGGTGGGTATCTTCTTGTGCTTGTGGGTACGTGCGGATCTTTACAAGCATGTCAGCAATTTAAAGGTGTCTTGTGTTGGTAGAGGCATCATGGGCTATCTTGGAAATAAG GGATCAATCTCAATTAGCATGACATTGTACCACACAACGTTCTGCTTCGTTTGTACCCACTTGGCCTCCGGAGAGAAAGATGGTGATGAGGTGCGAAGAAATTTGGACGTCTCAGAAATCTTAAAGAAAACTAAATTTTCACAATCATTCAAAGCTCTTGGTCAATCACTCCCTCCTGAAAGCATATTAGAGCATGA TAAGATTATTTGGCTAGGGGATTTGAATTATCGGCTTACTGCTGGTTACGATGATACACTTGAGCTACTGAAGAAGAATGATTGGAAGGCACTATTAGAGAAGGACCAG CTAAGGATAGAGCAGAGAGCTGGTCGAGTGTTCAAAGAGTGGAAGGAAGGGAAGATATATTTTGCTCCAACTTACAAATACTTATTCGGTTCTGACCAGTATGTTGCCCAAACTAACAAGTCCAAAGAAAAACGACGAACTCCGGCTTG GTGCGATCGAATACTATGGAAAGGTGAAGGCGTGGAGCAGCTATGGTATGTGCGAGGAGAATCCAAATTCTCAGACCATAGGCCAGTGTATTCACTTTTCTCGGTTAACGTGGACTTCACATCTAACAAGCTAAGTCCTTCTATTGCTACATCAAATAGCAGCTCTATAATCTCAAGGTCGTGTTCCTCTAGACCCTTAACAAACGCTGCCTTGTCCTCATCTTGCTTTGCTAAAGTTCAGGCAGAGGAACAACTCTTGTTACTAACCAGGGCACATAGACACAGGGTTCTGACTTAG
- the LOC100795297 gene encoding type I inositol polyphosphate 5-phosphatase 8 isoform X2 codes for MPFCNFLSFVLVLFWFSWRRTMRTELKKKISKSSWPKFNVRKWLNIRSNDDNFHSDYSLPEGWLMDSTNELKHSASVMEAPPVNDTDTLNLRMFVGTWNVGGKSPNEGLNLRNWLMLPSPADIYVIGFQEIIPLNAGNVLGPEDSGPASTWLNLIHQALNSNTSSSSGENSPTCSPSEHEQQLYYCLAASKQMVGIFLCLWVRADLYKHVSNLKVSCVGRGIMGYLGNKGSISISMTLYHTTFCFVCTHLASGEKDGDEVRRNLDVSEILKKTKFSQSFKALGQSLPPESILEHDKIIWLGDLNYRLTAGYDDTLELLKKNDWKALLEKDQLRIEQRAGRVFKEWKEGKIYFAPTYKYLFGSDQYVAQTNKSKEKRRTPAWCDRILWKGEGVEQLWYVRGESKFSDHRPVYSLFSVNVDFTSNKLSPSIATSNSSSIISRSCSSRPLTNAALSSSCFAKVQAEEQLLLLTRAHRHRVLT; via the exons AtgccattttgtaattttttatcatttgttcttGTCTTATTTTGGTTCAGTTGGAGAAGAACAATGAGAACAGAGTTGAAGAAGAAGATATCCAAG TCTTCGTGGCCAAAATTTAATGTAAGAAAGTGGCTCAATATTAGGAGCAACGATGATAACTTTCACTCAGATTACTCTTTACCAG aggGGTGGCTGATGGACTCCACAAATGAATTGAAACATTCTGCATCAGTGATGGAGGCGCCACCTGTCAATGACACTGACACGCTCAACCTTAG GATGTTCGTGGGGACGTGGAATGTTGGAGGAAAGTCTCCGAACGAGGGATTGAACTTGAGGAATTGGTTGATGTTGCCTTCACCAGCTGATATCTATGTCATTGG GTTCCAAGAAATTATACCTCTAAACGCAGGGAACGTGCTTGGACCAGAGGATAGTGGACCAGCATCGACGTGGTTGAACCTTATTCATCAAGCCTTGAACTCTAACACAAGCTCCTCCAGTGGAGAAAATTCTCCTACATGCAGTCCAAGTGAACATGAACAACAGCTCTATTATTGCCTAGCAGCAAGTAAACAAATGGTGGGTATCTTCTTGTGCTTGTGGGTACGTGCGGATCTTTACAAGCATGTCAGCAATTTAAAGGTGTCTTGTGTTGGTAGAGGCATCATGGGCTATCTTGGAAATAAG GGATCAATCTCAATTAGCATGACATTGTACCACACAACGTTCTGCTTCGTTTGTACCCACTTGGCCTCCGGAGAGAAAGATGGTGATGAGGTGCGAAGAAATTTGGACGTCTCAGAAATCTTAAAGAAAACTAAATTTTCACAATCATTCAAAGCTCTTGGTCAATCACTCCCTCCTGAAAGCATATTAGAGCATGA TAAGATTATTTGGCTAGGGGATTTGAATTATCGGCTTACTGCTGGTTACGATGATACACTTGAGCTACTGAAGAAGAATGATTGGAAGGCACTATTAGAGAAGGACCAG CTAAGGATAGAGCAGAGAGCTGGTCGAGTGTTCAAAGAGTGGAAGGAAGGGAAGATATATTTTGCTCCAACTTACAAATACTTATTCGGTTCTGACCAGTATGTTGCCCAAACTAACAAGTCCAAAGAAAAACGACGAACTCCGGCTTG GTGCGATCGAATACTATGGAAAGGTGAAGGCGTGGAGCAGCTATGGTATGTGCGAGGAGAATCCAAATTCTCAGACCATAGGCCAGTGTATTCACTTTTCTCGGTTAACGTGGACTTCACATCTAACAAGCTAAGTCCTTCTATTGCTACATCAAATAGCAGCTCTATAATCTCAAGGTCGTGTTCCTCTAGACCCTTAACAAACGCTGCCTTGTCCTCATCTTGCTTTGCTAAAGTTCAGGCAGAGGAACAACTCTTGTTACTAACCAGGGCACATAGACACAGGGTTCTGACTTAG